Proteins encoded within one genomic window of Mya arenaria isolate MELC-2E11 chromosome 13, ASM2691426v1:
- the LOC128215288 gene encoding 52 kDa repressor of the inhibitor of the protein kinase-like: MLALLDFYRDDMPQPDMFVQEVQLWKQTWRNTENKPSTIVETLTETCQHMYPNISKVLTLLLLTSVTSAGVERSNSSWKFIKNPHRSTMGQSRFNALMLLFIHRDIKLDIEEIVNIYARKYPRRMLLIDPLCE, encoded by the coding sequence ATGCTAGCTCTTCTGGACTTTTACAGAGATGACATGCCACAGCCAGACATGTTCGTACAAGAGGTCCAGCTCTGGAAACAGACCTGGAGGAACACGGAAAACAAGCCGTCGACTATTGTCGAAACATTGACCGAAACATGCCAACATATGTATCCCAACATATCGAAAGTGCTTACACTGTTGCTTTTAACTTCTGTGACATCAGCAGGAGTGGAACGGTCCAACTCGTCATGGAAATTCATCAAGAACCCGCACAGGAGTACCATGGGCCAGAGCCGGTTCAACGCTCTCATGCTACTCTTCATTCATAGGGACATAAAATTGGATATTGAGGAAATTGTGAACATCTACGCCAGGAAATATCCTAGGCGCATGCTACTGATAGATCCATTGTGCGAATAG